The DNA window CATTTCGGTCATTTAAATAAGTCACAAGATTTGCAAATTCTTCTTTTTCTCTTTCCAGGCTAAATCCAAATTCACCCAAAAAGAAATCTCGCTTCTCTTCATTTTTAATTTCATTAACAACCGTTTTTTCCATCTCTTCGGTCATCACATGATTAAGATAATCTTCATAGTCATTGGCTTTTAGTGAGGCCACAAGCTCTTTGCTTAGCTCATTTAGATCTGTATAACCTGTAACATTTGCTGCTTTCGCTTCTTCGGCCACTTTGTCTTCAATTTCTTCATTGCTCATTTCTTCTTTTGAGCTAGTTTCTTCTTTTTTTTCGGGACTGCAATTTGCCAGGAATAAAAACGAAGCAATTGCAAGGAAAGGAATTAGTTTTTTCATGTTTTTTATTTTCTTTCATCCAAACTTAACAAGGAATATGCTACGATACTAAGAATTAATTGTTCAAAAAATGAATTTTTACGAACCTTTTTTCTTTATTAGGAGTTTAATGCTTGTGTTTGGATATAAGCCAAATCGTAACTCTTGTCAGATCGTTCGCCAATTTTTAAGTTAAATTATTATAAAACAGGTGTTTGACAATTATTTGTCAAAAAAGAGTATTTTTGCGGCCATATTTTCAAAACGCGTGATTTACTTAAAACAATTTACTGAATGCGTCAACTAAAAATTTCAAAAACTATTACTAACCGGGAGTCACAATCTCTCGAAAAATATTTTCAGGAAATTAATAAGGTGGATCTGATAACACCTGAAGAAGAAGTAGAGCTGGCAAGAAGAATCAAAGCAGGAGATCAAATTGCTCTTGAAAAATTAACCAAAGCCAATCTTCGATTCGTAGTTTCTGTGGCGAAACAATATCAGAATAATAATATATCATTAAATGATCTCATTAATGAAGGAAATCTTGGGCTGGTAAAAGCCGCTCAAAGATTTGATGAGACGAGGGGATTTAAATTTATCTCTTACGCAGTTTGGTGGATTCGACAATCAATTATACAGGCTTTAGCAGAGCAAAGTCGTCTGGTCAGATTACCATTAAATAAAATTTCATCGCTTTCAAAAATTAATAAAGGGATATCTCAAATGGAGCAGGAGTTCGAAAGGGAACCAACTCCGGAAGAACTATCAGAAATACTGGAGTTAACCACTGATGAGGTTAAATCTACTCTGAAGGCAGCTTCTAGATCTGTTTCTGTTGATGCCCCCTTTCAGGAAGGTGAAAGCAATTCCCTTTTGGATGTATTGGAAAACGCAGATGCGGAAAAAACAGACGAGGAACTTGAATACAGAGACTCATTGCGTATAGAAACCGAAAGAGCGCTTCAAACGCTGGATGAAAGGGAAAGAGAAGTTATAAAATTATTCTTTGGCATCGGAATGGAAAGAAACATGTCTCTTTTGGAAATTGGAGAAAACCTTGGATTAACCCGAGAAAGAGTGAGGCAGATTAAAGAAAAGGCCTTGCGGAAATTGAGATCTACCTCGAGAAGCAAATCGCTCATCCCCTATTTGGGAAGATAAAAAATTCAAACCCTGTGGCAGAAGCTTCAGGGTTTTTTTATTTTCAAAGCTTAAATCATTTTGATGGCTTACCCTATTAGAGAAAAACTACTTGAAATTCCTATAATGCAAAAGGAATCAAAAGAAGTAATTGACTGGCTGCTTGCCCATAGTGTATATCGCAATGTAAAAGAAGGAGATTATTTTTTTAAGAAAGGCGACCTTGTTGAAGAAATGATAATAATTCTCGAAGGTGAAATGAATTTCATGATTGAGGCCGGTGGGAATTTTTTAAAAACAGGATCGGCAAAAAGTGGTGATATTACGGGTGTCCTGCCATTTTCACGAATGAAGGAAGCCGGAGGTACGTCACAAGTAGTAATTGATACACATTGTCTTGCTGTGCATAAAAAACACTTTTCAGAAATGGAAAGAGTTAGCCAGAGCCTTGTACAAAATCTTGTAGGACTGATGTCAGACCGTGTGAGAAGCTTTACCATGCTTCAACAACAGAGAGAGAAAATGGAGGCTTTGGGCAAAATGTCTGCCGGAATAGCACATGAAATAAACAATCCTGCTTCGGCCATTAGAAGTACAAGTCGTGAATTGGACAAGAATTGGAAAAAGCTACAGAACTTGAGTTTTAATTTGATGAGCTCAGGACTTGAAATGAATGCAATTGAAAATATTAAAAAAATTCTTGACTTGGATTCCGAAGCAAAACCCAAACAAATTTCAATGATCGACAAAAGTAATCTTGAAGATGAAATGATAGATTATCTCGATGAGCTTGGACTTGAAGATGGCATGGAACTCGCAGAGGATCTGATTGATCAGGGAATATATAAAGAAAAGGTAGAGGAAATTGAAAAACAGATAGGTGAAAAGAAGCTTGAAAGCTTTCTCAATTGGTTGGTTTTGAATTCCAGCGTTCATGAAATGCTTAAAGATGTAAATGAGGCATCAGAAAGAATAAGTAAACTCGTATCCTCGATAAAATCACACTCCCATATGGATCGCGCTCCTGAGCTGGCTGAAGTGGATATAAATGATGGAATTGAAAGCACGCTTGTGATTTTCCAACATAAGATTAAAGAAAAGAACATCAATTTGATTCTTGACTTTGAAAATGATCTGCCAAAAATTCAAGGCATGGAGGGCGAACTCAACCAGGTTTGGACAAACATAATTGATAATGCCCTTGATGCCATAGATTCTGAAGGGCAGTTAAAAATTTCGGCCGTATCTGATAAAAATTTTCTAAGTGTCAAATTTGAAGATAATGGTCCTGGAATACCGGAAAATATTGTTAATCAAATCTTCGAACCCTTTTTTACAACAAAGGATTTGGGCAAAGGCACGGGTTTGGGGCTGGATATATCGTCCAGAATTATTAAAGAGCACAATGGCAATATAACTGTCAACTCAAAACCCGGCCAAACTATATTTGAAATTTCACTACCAATAAATCAATGAGCAAAGCAATAATATTCGCAATTGATGATGACCCTCAGGTTTTAAAAGCAATAGTTAGAGATTTAAGAGGCGAATTCAGAAAGGATTACAAAATTCTTTCAACCAGTTCGGTTGAAGAAGCCCTTGAAAATATTTCCGAATTAAAAAAAAGAGGTGAGAACATAGCCCTATTCATTTCGGATCAGAAGATGCCCGAAATGCAGGGTGTAGATTTTTTGGAAAAGGCCAAATTGTCATATCCTGATGCCAAAAGGGTGCTATTAACAGCTTATTCAGATATTGAAGCAGCCATTAAAGCCATTAATGATGTGCAATTGGATTATTATCTAATGAAACCCTGGGATCCACCGGAAGAGAAAATGTTTCCCATATTACAGGATCTTCTCGATGAATGGAATTCAAGTATAATTCCACTTTACTCAGGTATCAAGGTCATCGGTAAACAATGGAGCTCAAAATCTCATAGTATTAAAGATTTTCTGAGTGGAAATCTTATTCCATACCAATGGCTGCCAATTGAAGATAATTCATTGGCCCTGGAATTAATGGAAGCCAATAACCTGAATTCTGAAAATTTACCGGCTGTAATAATGGAAGATGGTGAACTTCTGGTAGATCCGGACCTGAGATCCATAGCATCAAAAACCGGTAGAAATATTCAGGCCAGAGAAGAACTTTACGATGTTGTCATTATCGGAGCCGGGCCGGGTGGTCTGGCCGCCGGAGTTTACGGCGGATCAGAAGGTTTAAAGACCTTGCTTATCGAAAAACATGCTCCCGGAGGACAGGCTGGCACAAGTTCGAGAATCGAAAATTATCTTGGATTTCCAAAAGGATTAAGTGGTGCAGAGCTGTCGCGGAGGGCAGTTGCACAGGCCACAAGGTTTGGAATTGAATTTTTATCACCTCTTGAGGTAAAGGAGATCAGAATTGAAGGGCAGTACAAATTTTTAAAACTTAATGATGATAAAGAAATTAAGTCAAAATCCGTAATAATTGCAACGGGAGTATCGTATAAAAAATTACAGGTGGAGGGGCTTGATGAATTAACCGGTCTAGGTGTGTATTACGGAGCAGCGACAACAGAAGCCAATGCCTGCAAAGACCAGCAGGTTTATATTGTCGGCGGTGGCAACTCGGCCGGCCAGGGTGCTATGTATCTAAGCAAGTATGCCGCAAAGGTTCATATACTTATTCGTAAGCCGGATCTCAGTTCAAGTATGTCCTCCTATTTGATCGATCAGATCAATGAAACGCCCAATATTGAGGTAATAGCCAATTCACAAATTAGCAAAGCCATTGGCAGTGAGAATTTAGAACAATTGGAAATTGAGAATCTCAAGGATAAAAGCAAAAAATTACATCCGGCAGCCTCACTTTTTATTTTTATAGGTGCCAAGCCCATCACCGATTGGCTCGATGATAAAATTATAACCAATGATAAAGGTTTTATTGAAACGGGAAGGGATTTAACAAAACACAAAGACTATAAAAAGTTTTGGAAGAAAGATCGCGAACCCTATCTTCTTGAAACCTGTATTCCCGGAATTTTTGCTGCAGGGGATGTTAGAGCGGGTGCAATGAACAGAGTGGCATCTGCCGTTGGTGAAGGCGCATTGGCGATCAAATTAGTTCATGAATATTTGGAAGAGATCTGATTAAAAAAAACAGAATTTGCTTTGACTATTTATTTTCTAATAGTAGGTATGCATTGTCTTTTGACTCAAAATCTGAATAATTAGGACAGAGTTCTTCTTAATTTCGGAGAAGGGCAAAGCGGTTTTATGATTATCACGACGAGCATTTCCCGACTAAAAAATTTGGCTTAGTAAAATAGGGAAATTCAAATTCGTTCAAAAGTGAATAAAAAAAAGGCCTCTCGGATTGAGAGGCCTTTGGTTTAAATTGGTTTTCTATTCTAAAATAATTCGTCTTATAGAATTTTTGTCACCTACTCGAATATCGATGAAGTAAATTCCTTTGGATAAGTTTTGCATATCAATGCTCTTCTTAACCAATCCCGAAGATTGACTTAGTTCTTCTTCGTAAACTTTTCTTCCGAATACATCGGTGATTAATAAAACAGCCGCACTGGAATATTGATTTTCAAATTCAATGCTGACAATGCCATTGGATGGATTTGGATATAATTTTAATCCTGCAATTACATTTTGTTTAATTCCTGAAAGAATTGAAACAGTATCGCAAAATGTATCTGATCCTGCTGAATTAGACACGGTCAGGCAAGCATTATAATTACCAGCACTGGCATAAGTATGCGTTGGGTTTTGCATCATTGATGTATTACCATCGCCAAAGTCCCAGGCAAAAGTATCGATTGTTCCCGTAGAAGCATCTGTAAAATCGACCGTATTTCCACTGCTATTAACGTAGGTAAATCCGGCAGTTGGAGCACTAACGGAAGTTGATATAATTGAAACGTCATCAAAAGCAAATCCGTTGGCAACAACACTTCCATCTGATACAAATCTGAATCTGAGTCTTACATTTGGCAGACCACCAAGACCGCTTAACGCTTGTGTAGCATTTACATATCCTCCAGAACCCGGATCTCCGGACCATCCTTCAGGAACAACCAAAGTTGCAGCATTATTATTATACCAGTTTACTCCTGATCCAAGTGATCCAACTACATTCCAGGTTTGTCCGTCATCGATAGAAGATTCCAATAAGGCTGCGTCCCAGTCAGTTTCAATATTCCACCAGATCTGTGCCTGTATTTCCGGACTGGTATTAGAACTTAAATCAAAACATGGAGAATTTACCCATGAATCCTGTGATACAGCATAGTCGCCTGCTGCATTGGTCACCCAGGCATTTGCACCTGAAGAGGCCGAATTTATTACTGAACCCGAAGGTGTAGCTAGCTCCCAGTCATTTGGACCACTGATAGCATCAGATGACCAACCCTGACTTGCACCATCAAAATCTTCCAAATAAGGAAATGAACTAACCACATCCAATTTAGCTACTTTAACATTGCTCAAAGTATCATTAAGAGGAATAGCATCATTTGGTTGTGTTAGATAGGCTGTGAAGAAATATTCACCGCTATTTGTCAATGTTTCATTTCGACTGATTAAGAGTGTATCACCCGGATTCAAAGTACTTACAGCAAAGGTATCATCACTTAACGACGTAGATGGACCTGTAATATCATAGTGATAAAAAATTGTGTCGACTGAAGAAGCACCTGCATTTATAACCTGAAAATCAAAATTCGCTCCTGTACCTCCACATGGCGAACCTGAAGTGCCCGGATTTGAAACTCCTAAATCAATGGCAGCAGTTTGATAAGCCAAACGAAGCTGAACACGCCATTGAGCTGTTGACCCAAGTGCATCAGAATGAGCTGTAGAATTTTGGTTTCTCACCATACCCGGATTAAATGCTGTATTGGCAGAATAAGTTGGCTCAGCACCTGCTAAAGTTCCTGAGGTGGTCCATTGATAAGCCAAATAAATTCCGTCACCGGTGTATTCAACAGCATTTTGAAACACAATATCATAGAATCCAGCTACGGATGGAACTGTCATTGGACCATCATATACGGTATCCATATTTGCAATTGCCGCAGACCAACTTGATCCTTTTTGATAGTCAAGATCACTGGTATTTGAAATTAGAATAATCATATTTCCACTTACGGCCGTTGTTTGTGGTGTTAAAATATTGAAGCTCATGGCCCTCAAGGAATCTCCACTAGGTAAAAGTCCGGAAATTTCAGAACCCGGGTAAATTCCTACATAGCGTTGAAAACCACAAGATGCGCATGGGCCCCGAAAGTTTGCAGATGAACTTCCGCCCGGTGTCGGTACGTAGGTCAATTGAGCAAATGATACAGAGCTAAAAAGCATTCCGATCATTAAAATTGAAAGATATTTGAAATAAGTATAGTTTGTTTTCATTTCTAATAGTTTAATTTTATGTATCTGAAAGTTAGAGAGAAAGAATGAGTAAATTCTAATTCTGTAAAAAGATTTTATAAAAATAATTTTAGCGCTCATATAAGTAATTAATTGGTTTTCTGGAAGGATAAATTAAATGATAACATATTAATTTGAATTGAAGATAGAATATTTGTAAATAAGCGTTTATACTTTGTTGTTAATTCCAGATAATAGAAATGACCGATTAGATATATAAAATTTCCATAATGCCGCTGTAAAAAAATGCAACCAAAAACTTAATGCGAAATGAACCCGGAACAATTATTCAAAAAGCTGAATTACAAGGATCAGTCTAAAGCGATAATTTTATTTGCTCCGGAGAATATTAAATCCTTTCTCACTAAATCAGATTTCGGAAATTTAATTAAGCCAAAATTCAATGCAGATTCGGAATGGTCATTCCTACTGTGTTTTGCCCAAAATCGCAAAGAATTGGAAAATCATATTGAAACCATTCTTCCAAGCATAAATGGTGATGTTGTTTTGTGGTTTGCTTACCCAAAAAAATCTTCAAAGAATTACTATTCAGATATCAACAGGGATAATGGCTGGGAGGCCCTAGGTAAGTATAATTTTGAACCAGTAAGACAAGTATCCATTGATGATGACTGGTCTGCTTTGCGATTCAGACATATCAGTTATATCAAGCAATTGAAACGAAATCCAAAGATGCTTTTATCAGTAAAGAACCAAAAAGCAAATTAAGGTTTGGATTTAAGCTCCAAAAAAAAAGATCGCATTTCCTGCGATCTTATTTTCATTTTGACAATTAATTATACATCAAGGTAGTACCAATCGAAGCGACTGTATTCAGAAGTGCTCAATGTACCGCTGTTATTTAAATCCCAATTGTTAAAGACGTATTCTGCCAATTCGTATTCACTGATATAATTGTCTTCATCATTGTCTATATCTGAGAAGTACTTTGTGTCATATACAACACTGTAATATTCATTGTAATCTATTTTTCCATCTGCATTGGCATCTACAACATATGTTTCAGAATCAAATACATAATCTTGATAAAAGTAATTATAGCCTATGATCCATTCTTCATCTGATAAGTAATTATCATTATCTGAATCCAAACCAGCATACGATTCTTTAAAAAAATCTTCTTTTAACATTCCTGTAGAATTGTCCGAACCCCATACATGATAAAATTTATCAACAAAGGTTTCAACGAATTCATGTTTTTCTATCAGGCCATCGGCATCTTTATCCCAGGTGCTAAATGTAGTATTCTCTTTCTCTTGAGCCATCAGAAATGTAAACGTCAATATAGAAATGAGTGTTATTGTTATTCTTTTGAGTTTCATTGTATATCCTTTCTGTAAGTATTAGTTAAAAATTAGTTTACGAATAATTCTTCAAGATGCATTCCAATCCAATATTTTGATTATTTGCCTAAAAGAAAAAAAACTGTGGAGATAATTACACAGGTGTGTGCATGGAGGTTTACAAATAATTTATAATTAAACTGAATTAAACTCCTTTAATAACATTTAATCGAAATGTATTTTATTTACATTTCAATGTATTTAATATATGGCCAGGTTAAATAAATCCGATTTTCAAAGTTTAAATTCCCGGGGAGAGCTGATTCAAATTGCAGAGCAAAAAGGAATAAATCTTGATAAAATTTACGAAAATGAGGCCTATGAAAAATCTTTGCTTTCCTTACAGGTTGAACTTGTAAATCTTCAGCATTGGATTGAAAAAACAAATGCCAGGGTAGCAATTTTATTTGAAGGAAGAGACACTGCCGGAAAAGGAGGTGCAATAAAGAGATTTACCCAACATCTCAATCCCAGATCTATGCGTGTTGTAGCATTAAATAAACCCACCGAAATTGAACGAGGGCAATGGTATTTCAGAAGATATATTAAAGAAATGCCCAATCCGGGCGAAATCGTTTTTTTTGACAGAAGCTGGTACAACAGAGCTGTAGTGGAACCAATAATGGAATTCTGTAAAAAAGAGGAATACCAAAGGTTTATGGATCATGTGAATGAGTTTGAGCACATGCTTTACGAAGACGGAGTAGTATTGATTAAGTTTTGGCTGGATATAAGTAAATCGGAGCAAATGAAGCGAATAAAATCAAGACAGAAAAATCCACTAAAACAGTGGAAAGTAAGTCCTGTTGATTTAAAAGCGCATAAGTTGTGGAATAAATTCACCTTTTACAAAGAGCAGATGTTTTCCAGAACACATTCTTCATTTAGTCCCTGGATAATTATTAATTCTGATGAAAAAAAAGTGGCCAGATTGGAGTGTATTCGCTATGTGCTTTCCAAATTTGATTATGAATTAAAAAGTAAAGACGATTCCAACCTGCTGATAGACCCCAATGTACTTTATCGATATTATCGAAGAATAGAAAAAAGATGAACCAAAAGAAACATAAAGTAAGACTCGATAAGAACGATTTAAAACTTCTCAATTCCGGACAGGGACTTAAATCATTATTTTCAAATGAAGAAATTGATCTTGAGTCAAGCCTTCAAATACTTAAAGAACTAAAACAGATTGAATCGCTAAGAATTGAACTTGTAAAAGTTCAGGATTGGATCAGAAAAAACAATAAGAAAGTTATAGTCATTTTCGAAGGACGCGATGCCGCTGGCAAAGGCAGTGTAATCAATGGGCTTACAGCATTTATTAACCCCAGACATTATAAAACTGTTGCTCTGCCCAAACCCAGTAAAGACCAACAGGGCGAATGGTATTTTAAACGCTATGTAGAGCAAATACCCAGGCCTGGAGAAATAGTTTTTTTTGACAGAAGCTGGTACAATCGTGCAGTGGTTGAACCTGTTCATGGCTTTTGCAGCCAGGAAGAATACGATATATTTATGGGCCAGGTCAATGAATTTGAAAGAATGCTATTTGAATCCGAAAATATTATATTCAAAGTATTTTTGAAAATCAGCAAGGAAGAGCAAGCCAGACGGTTAATGGAAATTAATTCTAATCCTTTAAAAAAATGGCGCATGACTCCGGTAGATTCAAAAGCACAGGATTTATGGAATGAATATTCCAAATATGAAAATGCGATGTTCGAAAGAACGGATACAAAAATAGCCCCCTGGACTATACTAGATGGTGAAAACAGAAACCAGGCACTAATTGCTTCACTTGAGCACATAGTCAATAAAATTCCGTATAAGAATGAGCCCTGATAGTCAATTTTTAATTTATGCAGTTTTGCTTGTATTTGTCACCGAGTGCAATGCACATGATTAATCGGAAAGCAGGGAGTCCGACCGCCAGAAACTTGAACAACAATTCAATGAATTAGTAACATTGGCACAGAGCGCTCAATGTTTAGACTCATAGGATTGGTCTTATGTTGCTTACGGGGCAAAAGCGCGGGGTGGCCCACAAGGGTTTCTGGCTTTTAATTTAAAAACTGATACTTTATTGCTGTTTGCACAATTAAACAGCCATGAATCCACAGAGCGTACTTATAACCAACATTTGAATATAATTCCGGATTGTAGCAAACCACAAATTCCAAAAGGTGTGACTTGTGCCAGGAACGAAGCAATTTTAGTCTATGAATAAAAATTCAAATTTTAAATCCTTTTTTGCAGCATAAATTATTTATAAAATTGCGTGCTATTTACTGAGCCTTTTTTCAAAGGAACTAATCTAACATTCAAAACATGAAAAAATTACTATTTATTTTCATATTCTTTTCGATCAGCTATGCAGGGCTTGCTCAAGATTATATTGTTACTGTCAAAGGCGATACTTTTGAATGCAAAATTACTAAGATTACAGAACGCTTTATTCATTTTGATTATGCGGTCCGCGATGAAATTCGTTCAACTGTAATTCTTCTTGATCAGGTTCAATCCTATAATCGCGGTATCAAAAAATCAAATACTATTGTTAATCAGTCTGGTACTAAATCAGATGCAAACCCAACTCAGGATCAAAGTGTTAGCCCATACAATACCTATAATGATCAATACAATGCAAATAAAGACAAATATGATAAAAGTACTGGTGAAGAATCGAAAGCGGGACTATTAAGACTAAGCATTATGGGGGCATATAGCTACCTCACAGCCAAAGGCGCCTCGGGATTGAGTGCAGACCTCAAAGCATACGAGGATGAATTGCGAAGTGGGTATCAATTTGGAGCAAGTTTTCACTATTTTCCTTACAAAAGCCAGACTGGTTATGGACTTAGAGTGAGCAGAACAGGTACTTCGAATTCCGGAACATTCAGTTTTTTTGATCCTGATCTACAGGAATCTTTTACGATCAATGTTGAAGACAATATAAGTATGGTTTATTTCGGCCCTCATTTCTGCGGTAGGTATCCCACCGGTCTGGATCAGAGCGCATTAATCCTTGGTACCTCAATTGGTTACTTTTCTTACGTGAATAATGCCTTTGCCGGACAGTCCGTTAATTTCAGAGGTGAAGGTTTAGGATTAATGTTAGATCTGGGATTTGATATTCAGGTAGCTGAAGGTGTTTTACTTCATTTATTCGGATCTTATATTATAAATTCACTGAGTAAAATAACGGTTAATGGCAGTACTGTGACATTTCCGGATGATACAAGACAAGATAATTCACATGTAAATTTTGGTGGCGGTCTGACATTTTTAATTCCCGGATAAAAGAAAAAATCTAAACAATAGAAAATTTAGGTCTGAATTTATTTCCATGAATATTAAACATTTTTATTAGTTTTCAATGTGGATAATCTAATTCGCGATTTCTATAATAATTTTAAAAACCTCAATGCCGAGGGAATGATTAAACATTATCATCCTGATGTGGAATTTGAGGATCCGGCATTTGGCTTACTAAAAGGTGAGCAAGTCTGCAATATGTGGCGAATGCTTTGTGAATCTCAACAAGACAAAAATTTTATTCTGGATTATTTTGATGTTCATGCCAATACTGAAAAAGGAAGTGCTAAATGGGAAGCAGAATATACATTTAGTAAAACTAACAGACGAGTCAAAAACGTAATAAAAGCCAATTTTGAGTTTAAAGATGGTAAAATATACAGACACTATGACGATTTCAATCTTTACAATTGGGCAATACAGGCATTGGGTTTTAAAGGTCTTTTATTTGGATGGACACTATTTTTTAAAAGATCTCTTCAAAAAAGCACCGCCAAAATGCTCAGGAAGTTTACCAATGAAAATGGAAGTTAATCTTTAGGGATCCTTCATGTAGGACTTTAATTCATCATCAATTGGGATCGCTTTCCCGCTTTTCATGTCCAGTATTACAAATACAACTGTAGCATCAATTACCAGAGTTTGAGTACCATCAAGAAAAATCTTTTGTTTGAAAGTAATGCTCTTTTCACCAATTCGTTCTACGTCGGTATGAATTTCAAGCACATCATGAAGACGTGCCGGATATCTGTAATTAATGTTGTTGTTAACCACTACAAGGCCCAGGCCCCTGCTATGAATTTGATCCCGGTCAACGCGTTTTTCATAAAAAGACCACCTTCCCTCCTCAAGAAATTCAAGATATCTCGCATTATTGACATGCCCGTACAAATCTAGGTGGTATCCCCTAACCTTTGCTTTTGTTACATCCATTCTAATTTATTTCTTTAATGATAAAATTTTCAACTATAATTTAAGTACAAACTATTGAGATTTTGACCTGAAAAATTTCTAAAATTGCAAGCTATGAATAGCACCGAAATTATCAAATTTATCATTGCATTGATTGTCATAACAAATGCATTTAGTGCCATTCCAATATTTTTAAGTCTGACATCTACAAATACTACTTTTGAAAGAAAGCGCATTGCTTTAAAAACCGGTTTATCGGTAGCAATTATATTTACTGTGGTCATATTAATCGGAAGTTTTGTTCTTTCAGTTTTCGGAATTTCTGTAAGTGCGTTTAGAGTGGCTGGTGGAGTTATCATTTTTCTTCTTGGCATTTCAATGATCAATTCCAGACAAAGCGGAATAAAACATACCAAGCAAGAGCAAAAACACGCTGAGGAAAAAGACGATGTAGCCATTGTTCCTTTGGCCCTGCCTATTATTGCCGGACCGGGTACAATTAGCACATTGATTATTTATTCAAATCAATATTCCAGATTCCTTGATAAATTTCTCATGGTTGGTATTTCACTGCTGGTGGCTTTGTTTATTACAGTTCTCCTATTATTTGCTTCCAGAATTGGGAAATATTTAGGGGTTTCGGGGATTAAAATCGCAACAAGAGTAATGGGCATGCTTCTGGCAGCTCTTGCCATAGAAATGATGGCCAATGGTGTACTTGAATTACTGCCCGGTTTATCCAACTAAACTTTTCAGGGTTTTTTCTGAACAGGAATTAATTCTAAAAAATTTCCATAAAAGGAATTTAATAGTATTTTTAAGGAAAAAGTCTTATGAATTGGAAAGTATTTCTCGGTCTGGTGTTGATAGTCATAATTGGGCTTTTTGTTGTTTACAAAATTTACAATAAACCCCATAAGGATATCGCTTCTGCTCA is part of the Hyphobacterium sp. CCMP332 genome and encodes:
- a CDS encoding polyphosphate kinase 2 — translated: MNQKKHKVRLDKNDLKLLNSGQGLKSLFSNEEIDLESSLQILKELKQIESLRIELVKVQDWIRKNNKKVIVIFEGRDAAGKGSVINGLTAFINPRHYKTVALPKPSKDQQGEWYFKRYVEQIPRPGEIVFFDRSWYNRAVVEPVHGFCSQEEYDIFMGQVNEFERMLFESENIIFKVFLKISKEEQARRLMEINSNPLKKWRMTPVDSKAQDLWNEYSKYENAMFERTDTKIAPWTILDGENRNQALIASLEHIVNKIPYKNEP
- a CDS encoding nuclear transport factor 2 family protein, with protein sequence MDNLIRDFYNNFKNLNAEGMIKHYHPDVEFEDPAFGLLKGEQVCNMWRMLCESQQDKNFILDYFDVHANTEKGSAKWEAEYTFSKTNRRVKNVIKANFEFKDGKIYRHYDDFNLYNWAIQALGFKGLLFGWTLFFKRSLQKSTAKMLRKFTNENGS
- a CDS encoding acyl-CoA thioesterase, producing MDVTKAKVRGYHLDLYGHVNNARYLEFLEEGRWSFYEKRVDRDQIHSRGLGLVVVNNNINYRYPARLHDVLEIHTDVERIGEKSITFKQKIFLDGTQTLVIDATVVFVILDMKSGKAIPIDDELKSYMKDP
- a CDS encoding NAAT family transporter, which encodes MNSTEIIKFIIALIVITNAFSAIPIFLSLTSTNTTFERKRIALKTGLSVAIIFTVVILIGSFVLSVFGISVSAFRVAGGVIIFLLGISMINSRQSGIKHTKQEQKHAEEKDDVAIVPLALPIIAGPGTISTLIIYSNQYSRFLDKFLMVGISLLVALFITVLLLFASRIGKYLGVSGIKIATRVMGMLLAALAIEMMANGVLELLPGLSN